In Chamaesiphon minutus PCC 6605, a genomic segment contains:
- a CDS encoding DUF305 domain-containing protein, with product MTERNNQDRAFVVGNASSVENHRKMANPATFPPKIWVGFAIAAIFLSSGLAACSNRTAQSPSTTDTTTTTTTSPAVSSAPSSSPSTTATTPTTDPSVSSSPNSSSQTISDRDFLTMMTAHHKQALEMADLALTRAKRPEIKQLARSIIKDQKSEIQTMAALYKTSYGTEIPAMAMGGGMMGKDGNSMNGMNGMNGMNGMKMDMNALKNAADFDKEFLQQMSVHHRTATEMSQMVLRTTKSPEIQTLARSIIKAQTAEIAQMQKWYQSWYKSNLPNNT from the coding sequence CATTCGTCGTTGGCAACGCCTCTTCCGTGGAGAATCATAGAAAAATGGCAAATCCAGCAACATTTCCACCAAAAATATGGGTAGGATTTGCGATCGCTGCCATCTTTTTGAGCAGCGGATTGGCGGCATGTTCCAATCGCACAGCGCAATCGCCATCAACAACAGATACTACGACCACGACCACGACTAGTCCAGCCGTAAGTTCAGCTCCCAGCTCATCGCCATCAACAACAGCGACTACACCCACGACCGATCCTTCTGTCAGTTCATCTCCAAACTCATCGAGTCAAACTATCTCCGATCGAGATTTTCTGACCATGATGACTGCCCATCACAAGCAAGCACTTGAAATGGCGGATTTAGCCCTAACCCGTGCCAAGCGTCCTGAAATCAAACAACTAGCTCGATCGATTATCAAAGACCAAAAGAGCGAGATTCAAACAATGGCAGCCCTTTATAAGACATCCTATGGCACAGAAATTCCCGCGATGGCAATGGGTGGTGGAATGATGGGCAAGGATGGCAATTCGATGAATGGCATGAATGGCATGAATGGCATGAATGGCATGAAAATGGATATGAATGCTCTCAAAAATGCCGCTGATTTCGATAAAGAATTTTTGCAGCAGATGAGTGTCCATCACCGGACAGCAACCGAGATGAGTCAGATGGTGTTACGGACGACCAAATCGCCAGAAATTCAGACATTAGCTCGGTCGATTATTAAGGCTCAAACTGCCGAGATCGCTCAGATGCAAAAATGGTACCAAAGTTGGTATAAATCCAACCTACCAAATAACACTTAA